The following are encoded in a window of Sulfurimonas sp. C5 genomic DNA:
- the cobA gene encoding uroporphyrinogen-III C-methyltransferase produces MKTLPIVLHNKKILLIGAGKVALQKAKVLHNNNIDFEVLAQDITTDIEEFTSKLTQKKFESSDLQDYQIVIDATGNKNVTTLLLELKKQKNLLLNVVDVPELCDFYFASLVQYGPLKIAVSSGGASPTITQVVRDKIKSMLPHELEQLTEEKLQLRKQNIIEPQKTKEQTQKLLGKVYLVGCGTGDVELLTLKAYRIIQSVDVVFIDHLIADEILEIIPKETKRVFVGKQKGFHSVKQEAINELLLEHAQQGLSIARLKSGDPYIFGRGSEEAISMVENNIQVEVIPGISSAIAAPLLSGIAPTARGYATNLSIVSAHLAGNRVNLEWIPLLKYTNHTIVVLMGVSRAKEIKECAIKIGADLDKDVAVISNASRKNQSVKIGTLANLEEICENAERPALLVFGDVVNLHSILPKYGEIL; encoded by the coding sequence ATGAAAACATTACCTATAGTATTACATAATAAAAAGATTTTGCTTATAGGGGCTGGAAAAGTAGCATTACAAAAAGCAAAAGTGTTACATAATAATAATATAGACTTTGAAGTGCTAGCACAAGATATTACGACTGATATAGAAGAGTTTACTTCTAAACTGACGCAAAAAAAATTTGAAAGTTCTGATCTTCAAGATTATCAGATTGTCATAGATGCAACAGGAAATAAAAATGTTACTACTTTATTATTAGAGTTGAAAAAACAGAAAAATCTTTTACTTAATGTTGTAGACGTACCTGAGCTTTGTGACTTCTATTTCGCTTCACTTGTACAATATGGTCCTCTTAAAATAGCGGTAAGTTCAGGCGGTGCTTCTCCGACAATCACACAAGTAGTTCGCGATAAGATAAAATCTATGCTCCCACACGAGCTTGAACAGCTTACTGAGGAAAAACTACAACTTCGCAAACAAAACATTATAGAGCCTCAAAAAACAAAAGAGCAAACACAAAAGCTTTTGGGAAAAGTATATCTTGTGGGATGTGGAACAGGCGATGTAGAACTTTTAACTCTTAAAGCGTATAGAATTATCCAAAGTGTTGATGTTGTATTTATCGATCACTTAATTGCTGATGAGATTTTAGAGATCATCCCAAAAGAAACAAAACGTGTTTTTGTTGGGAAACAAAAAGGTTTTCATTCTGTAAAACAAGAGGCAATCAACGAACTACTTTTAGAGCATGCACAACAAGGACTAAGCATTGCAAGACTTAAAAGCGGTGACCCTTATATATTTGGCAGAGGAAGTGAAGAAGCGATCTCAATGGTTGAAAACAATATTCAAGTAGAAGTAATTCCCGGTATCTCATCAGCGATTGCAGCACCGCTTTTAAGTGGTATAGCTCCAACGGCAAGAGGATATGCGACAAACCTCTCTATCGTATCAGCTCACTTAGCTGGTAACAGAGTCAACCTTGAATGGATTCCCCTTTTAAAATACACCAACCATACAATAGTTGTACTAATGGGAGTATCACGTGCAAAAGAGATCAAAGAGTGTGCAATAAAAATCGGTGCAGATCTTGATAAAGACGTAGCTGTAATTTCCAATGCTTCAAGAAAAAATCAAAGTGTCAAAATCGGAACTTTAGCAAACTTAGAAGAGATCTGTGAGAATGCCGAGCGCCCTGCACTTTTAGTCTTTGGAGATGTGGTAAACCTTCATTCAATCTTACCTAAATACGGAGAAATATTATGA
- a CDS encoding ferredoxin--nitrite reductase: protein MKKLEEVSIARNKKVNKIEKIKELKTPQEAYEQLSYYAQNGYDSIPDEDKKYFLKCFGIFDKDPLTPKQFMMRVRVPGGHLTAEQAEAIANVAKKYGQDYIDITTRAQIELRYLDIENIPTLLQELQAVGIDSYQTGVDNFRNIVNDPLDKYAFDNLLPSQELLTKIQRIFLHDPEWIGALPRKFNTSISGSISNRCNVYGHDCCFVLAQKDGLYGYNMYLGGKVGEVAKSADIFLKNEEEVLKAYDSIIDLFKRFGFRDNRNKNRLHFLIQEAGMIELASAIRENAGINFATAGESLTTLDFTDADHGKVQLKDGSFALHAVVPSGIFSGSALFEAAQIAKEYGNSELRFSVEQNLYIMGVKDINTALKKHFFQEYKNVNTPYYNNLIACAGTKHCSFGVIENKEDAKNMAEYLSKKVPLEDARVRFYWSACVKGCGLHGLGDIGFEGCKAKLDGNTVDGVHISIGGKLVSEGLEGYTVIKSAPLIYAPYFIETLMLEYKNLRKERESFEKFHDRVLSSYSSAYIGFFMQLKAYLRSRNIELELKINKIAPTGKNEEFEIFELGRKLYYQLFKEEAYSSYERFSNENPREILPDLSNSNLDKKLLLLIETMIGNQTRATVFSELGEYISLSA from the coding sequence ATGAAAAAATTAGAAGAAGTTAGCATTGCTAGAAATAAAAAAGTTAATAAAATAGAAAAAATAAAAGAGTTAAAAACTCCTCAAGAAGCTTACGAACAATTGAGCTACTATGCACAAAACGGTTACGATTCGATCCCTGATGAAGACAAAAAGTACTTCTTAAAGTGTTTTGGGATTTTCGATAAAGACCCCCTTACCCCTAAACAGTTTATGATGCGTGTACGCGTACCGGGTGGTCATTTAACTGCTGAGCAGGCTGAAGCAATTGCAAATGTTGCAAAGAAATATGGTCAAGACTATATAGATATTACTACACGTGCACAAATAGAACTACGTTACCTTGATATTGAAAATATCCCGACACTCCTACAGGAATTGCAAGCTGTAGGGATTGATTCTTATCAAACGGGTGTAGACAACTTTAGAAACATAGTTAATGATCCTCTTGATAAATATGCATTTGATAATCTCCTGCCTTCTCAAGAACTGCTTACAAAGATCCAAAGAATCTTTTTACATGATCCGGAATGGATCGGAGCACTACCGAGAAAATTCAACACTTCAATTTCAGGCTCTATCTCTAACCGCTGTAATGTTTACGGCCATGACTGCTGTTTTGTTTTGGCACAGAAAGACGGTCTCTACGGCTACAATATGTATCTAGGCGGTAAAGTTGGTGAAGTGGCAAAAAGTGCAGATATCTTCTTAAAAAATGAAGAAGAAGTTTTAAAGGCATATGATTCGATCATCGATCTTTTCAAACGTTTTGGTTTCCGTGACAATAGAAACAAAAACCGCCTACATTTCTTAATCCAAGAAGCTGGGATGATAGAACTTGCTTCTGCGATCAGAGAAAATGCCGGAATCAACTTTGCAACTGCAGGCGAGAGCTTAACGACACTTGATTTTACAGATGCAGATCACGGAAAAGTACAACTCAAAGATGGCAGTTTTGCCCTGCATGCAGTAGTACCTTCTGGAATTTTTAGCGGTAGTGCTCTGTTTGAAGCAGCTCAGATTGCCAAAGAGTACGGAAATTCAGAGCTCCGCTTTTCTGTTGAACAAAATCTTTATATTATGGGTGTTAAAGATATTAATACCGCACTCAAAAAACATTTTTTCCAAGAGTATAAAAACGTTAACACACCTTACTATAACAACCTCATTGCATGTGCTGGAACAAAACACTGTTCTTTTGGAGTAATTGAAAACAAAGAAGATGCAAAAAATATGGCTGAATATCTCAGTAAAAAAGTCCCGCTCGAAGATGCAAGAGTACGTTTTTACTGGTCTGCCTGTGTTAAAGGTTGCGGGCTTCACGGTTTAGGTGATATCGGCTTTGAAGGGTGTAAAGCAAAACTTGACGGCAATACAGTTGACGGTGTACATATTAGTATAGGCGGTAAGCTTGTAAGTGAAGGTTTAGAAGGTTATACGGTAATAAAATCGGCACCCCTTATCTATGCTCCTTATTTTATAGAAACTTTAATGTTAGAATATAAAAATCTCCGCAAAGAGAGAGAGAGTTTTGAAAAATTTCACGATAGAGTATTAAGTTCGTACAGTTCTGCATATATAGGATTTTTCATGCAGTTAAAAGCATATCTTCGTTCTAGAAACATTGAACTGGAACTCAAAATAAACAAAATCGCACCGACTGGTAAAAATGAAGAGTTTGAAATATTTGAGCTTGGTCGAAAACTTTATTATCAACTTTTTAAAGAAGAAGCTTATTCTTCTTACGAAAGATTTTCAAATGAAAATCCAAGAGAGATTCTTCCAGATCTTTCAAACTCGAATCTAGACAAAAAACTGCTATTGCTTATAGAAACAATGATTGGTAATCAAACACGTGCTACAGTGTTCTCTGAACTTGGTGAATATATAAGTCTCAGTGCTTAA
- a CDS encoding SHOCT domain-containing protein has protein sequence MEPYYGMHGWGMGFGWLIFLLIIVAVIYFMRNDKIESKPSAKDILDQRYAAGEIDTEEYLERKKHIEL, from the coding sequence ATGGAACCGTATTATGGAATGCATGGCTGGGGTATGGGCTTTGGATGGCTTATATTTCTACTCATTATTGTAGCTGTGATCTACTTTATGAGAAACGACAAAATAGAGTCTAAACCCTCAGCCAAAGATATTTTAGATCAACGGTATGCAGCTGGTGAAATTGATACCGAAGAATATCTTGAGAGAAAAAAACATATAGAATTATGA
- a CDS encoding molybdopterin oxidoreductase family protein, producing MIKSVCGYCGVGCGLEYDEKNLIGDITYPINDGKLCSKGVSELISIQTDTRLLRPYIRENIENNFELCKWGDAITHIANKIKATTKDKIGFYLSGQLLTEDYYVANKLGKGFIGTANVDTNSRTCMASAVVGYKKSIGADFVPVRMNDIFSSDLLILTGANTAEAHVVFHNKIKKAMKSGLKVVVIDPRFTDTAKNADLYLPIKPGSDIDFFNLLSKRLIDEELYDQEFVANRVNNFELLKNKFKRLPVTKMLKRTGLSKEQFEDFFQLYKQSENIITAWTMGLNQSIQGVDKNLALINTHLLTGKIFKKGNGPLSLTGQPNAMGGREVGGLATMLAVHLGFDDESVKKVSQFWKSDNVAKEKGLTATQMLEANLDVLIVCHTDPIYHLPNRNKMEELIKKIPLVVEINAYDNSETSKFAHIKLPAAPWGEKEGTQTNLDRTITKQERLTRLSIDAKLDWEIFQLIAQELGYKEAFNYENSKEIFQEYQEMTKLNGYMDISEANYDLIGQVPFVWGEKISNFLTPDKKGNLFFVENKLLSEKTSLEYPYILLTGRTRDQWHSGTKTNLPKTLLKYKPLDFCEIHPEDAKALGIEDGEQIKVVSRRGELITTAFVTETINEKNIFIPLSNRGINYLTNDIYDPESLEPDYNHAAVKIVKI from the coding sequence ATGATTAAGTCTGTATGTGGATACTGTGGTGTCGGATGTGGTTTGGAATATGATGAAAAGAATTTAATTGGAGATATTACATATCCTATAAATGATGGAAAACTATGTTCAAAAGGGGTGTCTGAACTTATAAGCATTCAAACAGATACACGACTGCTAAGACCTTATATACGGGAGAATATCGAAAATAATTTTGAACTTTGTAAATGGGGTGATGCGATCACTCACATTGCAAATAAGATAAAGGCTACTACAAAAGACAAAATTGGATTTTATCTCTCAGGGCAGCTTTTAACAGAGGATTATTATGTCGCTAATAAACTTGGAAAAGGGTTTATTGGTACAGCCAATGTAGACACTAACAGTCGTACATGTATGGCTAGTGCTGTTGTGGGTTATAAAAAAAGTATTGGTGCTGATTTTGTCCCAGTTAGAATGAATGATATTTTTAGTTCAGACCTTTTAATATTAACAGGTGCAAATACAGCCGAAGCCCATGTAGTATTTCATAATAAAATAAAAAAAGCTATGAAGAGTGGTTTAAAAGTTGTTGTAATTGATCCACGTTTTACTGACACTGCAAAAAATGCTGATCTGTATTTACCTATCAAACCTGGAAGTGATATAGATTTTTTTAACCTATTGTCAAAACGTTTGATAGACGAAGAATTATACGATCAAGAGTTTGTAGCAAATCGCGTAAATAATTTTGAGCTTCTAAAAAACAAATTTAAAAGATTGCCTGTAACTAAGATGTTAAAACGTACAGGGCTTTCTAAAGAGCAATTTGAAGACTTCTTTCAACTATATAAACAGAGCGAAAATATTATAACTGCTTGGACTATGGGCTTAAATCAATCTATACAGGGAGTAGATAAAAACCTAGCACTTATAAATACTCATCTTCTGACGGGAAAAATCTTTAAAAAAGGAAACGGACCACTTAGTTTGACTGGACAACCAAATGCAATGGGTGGTAGAGAAGTTGGAGGACTAGCTACAATGTTGGCAGTTCATCTTGGTTTTGATGATGAAAGTGTTAAAAAAGTCTCTCAGTTTTGGAAAAGTGATAATGTAGCTAAAGAAAAAGGGCTTACTGCAACACAAATGTTAGAAGCAAATCTTGATGTACTGATAGTGTGTCATACAGATCCTATATATCATCTACCAAATAGAAATAAAATGGAAGAACTTATCAAGAAAATTCCGCTTGTAGTAGAGATCAATGCTTATGATAACTCAGAAACTTCAAAATTTGCCCATATAAAACTTCCGGCTGCTCCTTGGGGTGAAAAAGAAGGGACTCAGACAAATCTAGATCGCACAATCACAAAACAAGAAAGATTAACCCGTCTTTCTATTGATGCAAAACTTGATTGGGAAATATTTCAATTAATTGCTCAAGAGTTAGGATATAAAGAAGCATTTAATTATGAAAATTCAAAAGAGATATTTCAAGAGTATCAAGAGATGACTAAACTTAATGGGTATATGGATATCAGTGAAGCTAATTATGATCTAATAGGGCAGGTTCCGTTTGTATGGGGAGAAAAAATCAGTAATTTTTTAACACCGGATAAGAAAGGAAATCTGTTTTTTGTAGAGAATAAACTCCTTAGTGAAAAGACATCATTGGAATATCCGTATATACTGCTTACAGGACGTACAAGGGACCAGTGGCATAGTGGTACAAAAACAAATTTACCAAAAACTTTGTTAAAGTACAAGCCTTTGGATTTCTGTGAAATTCATCCTGAAGATGCTAAAGCACTGGGGATAGAGGATGGAGAACAGATTAAAGTTGTATCAAGACGGGGAGAATTAATCACTACGGCTTTTGTAACAGAGACTATAAATGAAAAAAATATATTTATCCCCTTAAGTAATAGAGGAATAAATTATCTTACAAATGACATTTATGATCCTGAGTCATTAGAGCCTGATTATAATCATGCAGCTGTGAAAATTGTAAAAATTTAA
- a CDS encoding chemotaxis protein — protein MAFLDKVDAATNLAKNNELQLLVFKVSEEEDSAYYAINVFKTREVVESKNHYLTQIPSSHPLLEGTIILRGLQIPLLNLPKWLGVNLSKEDIANSDILICDFNGVIIGLRIMYAFRVIKKNWNEMHAPDSYRLKEDGVVINDTRLEDGSLCLVLDYEKLLADVIPQALVDIEQDTAALKEITIPEKLKKGTVLVAEDSKTAQKHLVQIFKNAHLNMKLFDNGEKLVNYLKSLGEDVDNIAAIITDIEMPEMSGFTVIKLLKSNPFTKEIPIIVNSSMTGENNRREAEDLGADGFIDKTKSHNIIPLIASLIQ, from the coding sequence ATGGCTTTTTTAGATAAAGTAGACGCTGCTACAAATCTTGCCAAAAATAACGAACTTCAACTTCTTGTTTTTAAAGTTAGTGAAGAAGAAGATTCAGCATATTATGCAATCAATGTTTTTAAAACTAGAGAAGTTGTGGAGTCAAAGAATCACTACTTGACTCAAATACCTTCATCCCATCCTCTTTTAGAAGGAACTATTATTCTTCGAGGATTACAAATTCCTTTACTTAATTTACCTAAATGGCTGGGTGTAAATCTTTCAAAGGAAGATATTGCCAACTCCGATATACTTATATGTGACTTTAACGGAGTTATCATCGGGCTACGTATTATGTACGCTTTCAGAGTTATTAAAAAGAACTGGAATGAGATGCATGCACCAGATAGTTATAGACTAAAAGAAGATGGTGTCGTTATTAACGATACAAGACTCGAAGACGGTAGTTTATGTTTAGTTCTAGATTATGAAAAACTCTTAGCCGATGTTATTCCTCAGGCACTTGTCGATATTGAACAAGATACTGCTGCACTTAAAGAGATTACTATTCCGGAAAAACTTAAAAAAGGAACTGTACTTGTTGCAGAAGATTCTAAAACTGCACAAAAACATCTTGTTCAAATCTTTAAAAATGCTCATCTTAATATGAAATTATTTGACAATGGAGAAAAGCTCGTAAACTATCTTAAGTCTTTAGGTGAAGATGTAGACAACATTGCGGCTATTATTACAGATATAGAGATGCCGGAAATGTCAGGATTCACTGTTATAAAGCTTCTAAAATCGAATCCTTTCACAAAAGAGATACCTATTATCGTGAACAGTTCTATGACCGGAGAAAACAATAGACGTGAAGCAGAAGACTTAGGAGCTGACGGTTTTATCGATAAGACAAAAAGTCATAATATCATTCCGTTAATTGCGTCATTAATTCAATAA